A genomic stretch from Sulfurihydrogenibium azorense Az-Fu1 includes:
- a CDS encoding 5-formyltetrahydrofolate cyclo-ligase, whose protein sequence is MKEELRKKILAKREIYPNWQEDSHKIINNFLLKLDLSNFKTFMLYYPHKKEVDTTVLIKKLLQERKTVVLPKVSGQDIKPTIIKELDNLIVGYAGIKEPVGFQINPKEIDLIVVPAVAYDKEGYRIGYGKGYYDRFLPKLRKDSLKIGFCYDFQLLEKVPHEPHDFRVDLIITPTQILKTKKEEVK, encoded by the coding sequence TTGAAAGAAGAACTTAGGAAGAAGATTTTAGCAAAAAGAGAAATTTATCCCAACTGGCAGGAAGACTCTCATAAGATAATAAACAATTTTCTACTTAAACTTGACCTCTCAAATTTTAAAACATTTATGCTTTACTATCCCCATAAAAAAGAAGTAGATACTACAGTATTGATAAAAAAATTACTTCAAGAAAGAAAAACAGTAGTATTACCAAAAGTATCAGGGCAAGACATTAAACCAACTATTATTAAGGAATTAGACAATCTAATCGTAGGTTATGCTGGCATTAAGGAGCCTGTAGGATTCCAAATAAACCCTAAAGAAATAGATTTAATAGTTGTCCCTGCAGTTGCTTACGATAAAGAAGGATACAGAATTGGTTATGGGAAAGGCTACTATGATAGATTTTTACCAAAACTAAGAAAAGATTCGTTAAAAATAGGATTTTGCTACGATTTTCAACTTTTAGAAAAAGTACCCCACGAACCCCACGATTTTAGAGTTGATTTAATTATTACACCAACACAAATTTTAAAAACAAAAAAGGAGGAAGTAAAATGA